A region of the Phyllopteryx taeniolatus isolate TA_2022b chromosome 9, UOR_Ptae_1.2, whole genome shotgun sequence genome:
ATGGATCTAGCTGTCTACCGGTCATTTTCTCGATCTAACAATCGATGTCTCTCGATCGAGCGATCGATCGACCTTGGCTCGCATTTGTGTTGACGTGACGTGATCTATGAATACTGCGGGTGTTGAAGAGTTTTGTGCCCTCTGCTCACGcgcattacaacaacaacaacaagattttgttgactgtgtgtgtgtgtgtgtgcgcgtagaAGCGACATGCGCGTGGAGAGCAGCAAGCCGGAACTCGAGCGCGTTCTGGAGTGTCGGCGGCGAGATCAGCTGataaaggaaagaaaacagGAAGAGGACGCGCGCAGGAAGATTTCGCCTCTGGAAGCGGAACTCAGGAAGAGACTTCAAGCGCTGGAAGAGGTACCGCAGagattgaaaaaacaacaacaacaagcaccACTTCCTGTGCTCAATCCTGTTTCTAGCAAATCGCAAAAACCTTTTGAAAAGCACGTTTtgcaattcttcttcttttccactGCATTCAATCAAACCATTTGGGACAAAATGGCTTTCATTCTAGACAAAAGACCACATGACGTCATGTGTCCATTTTTGGACACGGAAGTCATTACATTCCAAAAGTCTCTTGTACGACTTTCCTCATCCAATGGAGCAAATGAATCTGAGGAGCGCTCCCTCTGCTGGCCGCGGACAACAATTACAATTCCATATTTCAATTCAACAAGTGGAAGAAGGCGAAGTCGGACTGAAATTATCAGCAGGCGAAGAAGACACTTCGGTGCTCCtgagaaaatatcaaaatggcCTTTTTCAGGTTGATTTCCACGGAAGCGTTTTTGCTTCAGTACACATTTTCAGTTCACGTTTGAACATGCTACGTTCAGTATAATGTTACATGATAAAGTTCATGTTTAATGGGCTATATTTCACGTTAAAACGCGATAAGTTATCAAGCTGTGAGGTGATAAGCTTCACTTTTGCACTCGACAAATCAGAACGAAGCAATTCCTTACGGTGGAGGTCACCGGCGGAACCCGGCACGTGTGCGTCTTATACATCAAGAAATAAATTCACTCGCTCCGTAACTATGCCGCTCTTCTATAATACTGGAAGAAAAGTAAATAAGGCCAAGCGTTTCAAAAGATTTCAGATGGAAAAGGAAGACGCATACGAAGCTTGAAAGGGTTGCGTCCGTTTGGGCCCGCCCCCGGAAGGACTTGCTCCGTTCGGGCCCGCCCAAAGCTGCAGTGGTTTGAAGCTGCTACCTGAAAGTGATCACCTTCGAGCCTTTTCTTTCCGACCTGTGCGCCGTGCGAATGAATGAAAGGCTTTGAAGAAACGATGCTCGTGAACAAACTCGGTGCAGtaaaagaaggaaaagaaacagaaaaagcCGAAAGTGCGGCGAGGCCTGCGGACGAACGGTAACGTTTTTGTGCTTCCAGATGGAAGCGGAGCAGCAGAAGGACGAGCGCGACAACCCGACGGCTCCCGAATTCGTCAAAGTCAAAGAGAACCTCAGGAGGACGTCGTGCGTCGCCGGCAAAGGCGAGCAGCAAGTCTGACGTAGACGACGTGAGGGCGGGATCGCTCGTGGCGTCTGCCTTCGGATGTTGTGGACGTTCAAGCAGGCGGggcactttttcttcttcttgtttttctgaCGAGAGAAGACGAAGCGTGGAAAGGACGCGGAAGCGCGCCGCCTGCCGGAGGACTCGCGGAAGGACAGCGCGACCTTCACGCCTCGCGGTCGCCGGGGAACGAGCTTTCGACGTCGTCTTCACAACTGCCGGCAATTTAGGGTCGACGAGACCAACTTGCACCTTCGAATGGGAATCGTTTCATTTCGAAAAACTGCAATCACTGAATTTTGAATCCGTGAAAAAGTTGAGATCGATCGTGGGGAAATGGAAACCGACAATTCTAATATCGAGGACGCAACCGCCAGGAATAGCGAGTCATCGTGATGTCATCGCGCCTGCTTCGTTAGCATCTTAATCCGAAAAGCCTCATTTGAGCTCCGTTAAGTAAATGTCAACAGACCACAATCATGTCTGATGATTAAAAGGCTAATCACACCGTTGTCAAGCTTCATTTCTACGTTTACataacgtgcacacacacacacacacacatatatatatatgtatacacacgtgtgtgtgtgtgtgtacacgaccggtgtcagagtttggtccgcatatccggcagtaagtcggactcgtttccggtgagggttggactgtgCCAAGGcggccctttgtcaccgattctgttcatgactttgatggacagaatttctcggcgtaGAGGGGGCccgctttggtggcctcagtattgcatctctgctttttgcagacgatgcggttctgttggcttcatcgagccgtgacctccaactctcaccggagcggttcgcggccgggatgagaatcggcacctccaaatcggagaccgtggtcctcggtcggaaaagggtggcgtgccctctccgggtcggggatgagatcccgcCCCGagcggaggagttcaagtatctcggggtcttgttcacgggtgagggaagaacggaacgggagatcgacaggcggatcggtgcggcgtctgcaatgatgcggacttcgtatcggtccgtcgtggtaaagaaggagctaagtcgaaaagcgaagctctcgatctccgttcctaccctcagctatggtcacgagctgcgcgtcgaagttgctggggagagggaagtctgggcgtccctgatAAAGCTACTGTCCTCGCgagccgacctcggataagcagaagaaaatggatggatggatatgtatgtatgtatgtatatatatatatatgtatatatatatacacacatttaccATTTTCAATACACATTTAaagcatatttaaaacaaaacattcgtATCcagaacatatttaaaaataatgaacacATGTTCgaaacatatttaaaacatgCTCAAAACATACAACATATTTAAAATCCTGAAAGATTAAATTCAAAATTCTGTAAAAGGAAGCAAGACTTCTCATGACATTTCTTCCAACGATGTAATTAGAATGTCTGACCGCTAGATGTCAGTGTTTCACCTTCTCCCTCGCGCTCTCTGATCGTCAAGCGCTTGAATGTGTGTAACCGGAAGTTACTATTGATTTTCGAATATCATCCAAATTCAATTGTTTCTGGCAACAATGAAAGAATTTGGACTATGATTATTCACCAAAACGACTCAAATAGTTTTGATTACATAAATCTGAACGCAACTTTCAATACTTGTATTAACCTTTACTTTGAAACAACTTGCGGAAACGACATACGTGCGTTATAGTGGGCCTCGATGCCACTTGCTGCAGGGCGGCGAGTCCACCCAAAAACCGAAAAACCAAGCCGCGGAGCGAGCGAGTGTTGCGGTCTGCGCTGGTTTGGAGCCGCCAGACAACCGCCGCCGCATTGTTCGCCACAGCGGCCGGCCGCGCACCACTCGGAAGAACCGTTCGAGGATTAAGCCGCTGGACCGGAAAGTGTTGCTTCGACCACTcggatgtgatttttttttttttttttttttggcgaggACTTGAAGCGGTTTCCGACTAATTCCGATGAAGAAGGCTCAACGACGCCGGCTGCGGTGAACCGGCAGCGGGCAGCCAGCGGGCAGGCAGGTCCACCTCTAGCCTCATTTGTAGCTTAGCAAATTAGCATATGTTAGCATGCGTTAGCATGCACGCTGACTCGCTTTTCACCTTTTGACGCGCTCGCTCCGTCAATTGGCGAGTGACCCGAGGATGAGCGCGCTCACGCCGAACTCCGTTCAAAAATCGCACCATTCAAACAACCTCGTGACGTGCGACTGATAGCGTCCACAAGGTTTATGTTTGATAGATTCCAAGTTGGATTAAGGACTATACATAAACATCGGCGTCGATATAACCCTCTGAAAATTAATATAGGACAACGTATTGGGCTGAGCAGTTGGTCATACTGCTCGCCGCCGCCCTCCGCTGCAAACTCCCCAAGCACACTTGTCACTTGACATTCAGAATCAGTACTTTATAATCAGTGGAATAAtaatcattccaaaaaaaagtcaccgtCAAGGTTTAACACACCGCAATGCTTTTGTAATGCCACAAGTTCTCGCTGAATCGGTGCTTGGCATGTAAACGGGCCGCATTAAAGTGGCGTTTCTTTCAATGGAGTTTGGTACAGGTGTCttgttttaattttcaaatttttttatacgATGTACGTACTCACTTGATTTGAACTTTAGCCGCCGCCAGGTTAAACATGAGCACAGCTTGCTGTAAAACTGATAAGAG
Encoded here:
- the LOC133483632 gene encoding protein FAM107B-like isoform X4, which encodes MGASHGKKRAYDIAREPGDTDGTGSLRASSSAHACDPAPPPADCLTDRRDHRHDRRHRDRDDLIKPRKLLNPVKGSRSHQELHRELMTSCKRSDMRVESSKPELERVLECRRRDQLIKERKQEEDARRKISPLEAELRKRLQALEEMEAEQQKDERDNPTAPEFVKVKENLRRTSCVAGKGEQQV
- the LOC133483632 gene encoding protein FAM107B-like isoform X5 — translated: MDERKLHSASSSAHACDPAPPPADCLTDRRDHRHDRRHRDRDDLIKPRKLLNPVKGSRSHQELHRELMTSCKRSDMRVESSKPELERVLECRRRDQLIKERKQEEDARRKISPLEAELRKRLQALEEMEAEQQKDERDNPTAPEFVKVKENLRRTSCVAGKGEQQV
- the LOC133483632 gene encoding uncharacterized protein LOC133483632 isoform X1, with amino-acid sequence MKTGGFPFLLFLLTLLFITVQHLDPWLEPRVPGSEEEEEEEEEQARGKTGGASERGGERETEGVGDHGSVSREKEGVRHRSGAGRHRRNRVTQRWKRSSRRTSATTRRLPNSSKSKRTSGGRRASPAKASSKSDVDDVRAGSLVASAFGCCGRSSRRGTFSSSCFSDERRRSVERTRKRAACRRTRGRTARPSRLAVAGERAFDVVFTTAGNLGSTRPTCTFEWESFHFEKLQSLNFESVKKLRSIVGKWKPTILISRTQPPGIASHRDVIAPASLAS